The nucleotide window CGAACTCCGCCACCTCGTCCGGCGCCACCTGCACCACGCGATCGAGCGAGACGCCGAGCCAGCCGAGCGTCTCGACCTGGAACGGCTGCAACGGGGCAGGGATGACGAAGCGCACGTCGGGATCGGTCAGCAGCTCGGGAGCCGCGGCAAGGCGCCCCAGGCAGTCGGCAATCCAGTGGTAGTAGTTGGCGGCGAAGTTGGTCGCCAGGAGCACGGCGCGCCCCCCGCGCACTCGCTCGGCTGTCGGCGAGTGCAGGAGGATGCGTTGATCGGTGCTGGACCACAGGACGCAGTTGCGCCCGTGCGAGAGGACGGTCGGGATGTCGTGGCAGCGGGGGATCCCGAACTGCACGTCGGGTTCGTCGACCACCCCGTGGATATATGCCCGGTCGTGGCGATCGATGGCGAAGAACAGGTCGCCCACCACGCGCGCCTGGCGCAGCACGCGCACCTCCGAGCTCCCCGTGCGCACGGTCACCGAGCGGTCGTACTCGCGCCCCTCGTGGTGCACCCGATAGGGGATTCGCCAGTCGCGTCGCGCGCCGTCGGCCGCAACGGTGGACGGTGCCAGGGCGCCATCCACCCGGTACACTCCCTGTCGCCCGGCGCCGAGCGCCGGGACGAGCTCCGTCAGTTGCGGCTGGCGGAGCAGCTCGAGGGCGCGCTCCTCGTGATGGTCGGCAAAGGTGGCCAGTGCTCGCATCAGCAGCGTCCCCGCGGTCCCCTCGCAGGCGACAGCGCGCTCGGCGTTGGTGCGCGCCGCCGTCTCGAAGCCGGCGCGCAACTCGCACTCGGCGAGCGTTGCCAGCGCGATGGCGTCGTGCGGGGCCAGCGCGGCCGCCGCCTGCGCGAGGGCCTGTGAGCGCTTGAGGAACTCCGGCGCCAGCACCATCGGCGCGACATCGGGAACGCCGATGGCCCGGAAGTCGAGGCGTACCGGTTCCGCCTGGCGCGCGACGAGCGTGGCGTGGCGGATGTGCAGGAAGAGAAGGAGCTCCGCCGCCAGGCGCATCGTCTCCGCGTCGGGGCGACCGGCGCGCGAGAGCATCGTGGCGCAGGTGGCGAAGGCCTCGAGGTCGCGGTAGTCGTTTGCCTGGAGGAGGGCGAGCGCCCGGTACGCCGCGAGGTTGTCGGGGGCGATCGTGATCGCATCGCGCAGCGCTGCCTCGGCCTCGGGCAGTCGGTTGGCGCCCTTCAGCGCCTCGGCGTGTGCCACGAGGGCGTCGGCGGGGGCAACGGGGGCACTCTGCGGCGTCGGATAGCGGGTGGCGGCAGTCATGCGGAGCGCGCGGCTGGAAGTGTCGTCGAACCTGTCGTGGCGGGGGTTGCCGGGCAAGGCTCGAGGGAGGCGGGGGGCAGGTCCATGGATGGCGTCTCGTCAGGCAGCGAAGGCCGACGTCACATCGGCGCTGTTGGCGGGCGGGTGCACGCAGACGCTGGATTCGGCCACGAGGCGCGCCGCCTTGAGCCCCTGCATGTACGACCGCACGTCGCCCAGCCGAGGCGTGGGCGTCACGAGGGGAACGGAGTGGCCCGCTGCCACCAGTTGGTCTGCGGCCACGAGGGCCGAGAGCGAACCGCCGTAGATGATCGTCGTCACGGGGCGACCTCGTGTTCAGGCATGCGCGTAGTGTCCAACGACTGACAGCACCCCGTCGATCACGCGGTCGACGTCCGACGCTGTCATGGTGGGGGAGAGGGGGAGGCTGAGCACCGTCTCGCTGAGCCGCTCGGTGACCGGGAGCTCGAGGCGCTCGAGCGATGTCCCCGCCCAGGCGAGCTGCCGGTGCGGGGGGATGGGGTAGTGGACCAGGCACTCGATCCCGCAGCGGGCGAGGGCATCGCGCACGCCGTCACGCGCATCGCACCGCACCACGAAGAGGTGCCAGGCGTGCGTGATGTTGTCGGCGGCGACCGGAAGGATCAGCTCCGTCCCGTCGAAGGCAGCGCGATAGCGCTGCACGATGGAGCGGCGCGCCGCGTTCCAGATGGGGAGGTGCGGGAGCTTGGTGCGCAACACCGCCGCCTGCAGCGCGTCCAGGCGCGAGTGCACCCCCAGTTCGTCGTGGACGTACTTCATGGCGCTCCCGTAGTTGCGAAGCGAGCGCACACGCGCGGCGAGTTGCGCATCGTTCGTCGTGATCGCGCCGCCATCGCCTAACGCACCGAGGTTCCTGCCCGGGTAGAACGACCACGCGGCGGCGTCGCCGAACGAGCCGACGGGGCGGCCCCCGATCGCTGCACCGTGTGCATGGGCCGCGTCCTCGACGAGGGCGAGGCGAAAGCGGGTGGCCAGCGCCCGCAGCGCCGCCATCGGCGCCGGGTGCCCGTACAGGTGCACGGGGAGGATGGCCCGCGTGCGCCCAGTGATGGCGGCGCGCACGGCACCCGGGTCGATCGTGTACGCCGTGGCGTCGACGTCGACCGGCACCACCCTGGCACCTACCGCCGTCCCGGCGAGCCAGGTGGCAATGAAGGCCCAGCCGGGGACGATCACCTCGTCGCCGGGCCCGATCCCCAGCGCGCGCAGGGCGAGCGTGATGGCGTCGAGCCCGTTGCCGACGGTCACGCAGTGACGTGTCCCGGTCACACGGGCAAACTCCGCCTCGAACCGCTCCACCTCCTCGCCCAGGACAAACGTCCCGCGGTCGAGGACGCGCGCGAGTGCCTGGTCCAGCTCCCCGCGGATCGACGCGTGCAGGCGCCCCAGGTCGTAGAAGGGGACGTTAGGCGATGCCGGACGCGCGTCCGTCATGCGGCCGCCCCCACGCCAACCCCGACTCCAACGCCCGGATGCATTCCGGGACCCAGGCGCCGGCTGTCGCACCCCTCGCCCAGCACCTGCGTGGCCCAGCGCTCGTTGGCTACGTACCACGCCACCGTCTCGCGCAATCCCTCCTCGAAACTGCGCCGCGCCGACCAGCCAAGTTCCGCCGACGTGTGCGACGGATCGATGGCGTAGCGGGAGTCGTGTCCCGGTCGATCGGTGACGTGCGTGATGAGCGAGCGGCGGGGCGCGCCGGCAGGTGCAAGCGCGTCCACCGCGTCGCAGATGGCGCTCACGACCTCCTGGTTGGTCCGCTCCGCCCCCCCGCCAAAGACGTACGTGCGCCCCACGCGTCCGCGCTCGAGCGCCGCCACCAGGCCGCGGGCGTGATCGTCGACGTGCAGCCAGTCCCGCCCCTGGCGCCCGCTTTCATAGACGGGAATCGCTTCGAGCGCCAACGCCTTGCGCACCGCCACCGGAACCAGCTTCCCCTGAGATTGGTAGGGGCCATACTGGTTGGAACAGTTGGTGACGATGACCGGGAGGTCGTAAGTGTGATGCCAGGCGCGCGCGAAGTGAACGCTCGCCGACTTGGATGCGGCATAGGGCGAACTGGGACGGCAGGGCGACTCGAGCGAGAAGCTCCCCGTGTCGTCCAGCGCGCCGAACACCTCATCGGTCGAGACGTGCAGGAAGCGGAAGGCGCTGCGTCGCTCCGGCGGCGACGCATTCCAGTAGCGCGTGGCCTGTTCCAGCAGCGTGAAGGTTCCCACCACGTTGTTGTGCACGAGGGCCGCCGGGCCATTGATCGAGCAATCGACGTGCGACTCCGCCGCCAGGTGCATGATCGCGCGCGGCCGGTGCCGGCGCAGCACCGCCTCGACCTGCGCGGCATTCGCGACGTCGGCACGCTCGAACGCGTGCAACGGTGAGGTCGCGGCCTCACCCAACGAAGGAATGTGCCCCGCGTGGGTCAGCGCATCGACCGTGACCACCGGGAGCCCACGCTCCAGCACCAGATGGCGCACGAGCGCCGATCCGATGAAGCCTGCCCCGCCGGTGACGAGAATGGGTGCGTCGCGCACGAAGTGCCCCTGATGATTGTCAGTCGCCGACCGCCTGTGCGGAGGTCGCAACGACGCGGAAAAGGCAATCCGGGGGCCAAGGGGCGGGATGCCGGGCCCTGCAGCAGCTCCGTGTGCGCTAAGTGCTTGGGTCGTTGGTTGTTAGGCGTGGACCGAGTGTCCTGCCGTGGCCGTGTAGTGTGCCTCTTCACGACCGTCGCGGAGGAGGTGCCCGGGAATTTCCTGCCGGGATACAGAGCACTCCAGGCCCCTGGCGGTCAATTGTGCCGACGCGCACCGGCGCCGCCCGCCCAGCCGTGACTCGATTCGTCACCGGACCGTCTATTGAGCAGCGTCCCCATGACCATCCCGTACCGCTCCACCAACCCCGAGGCGTCAGCCGCCATCGGTGACCACTTGGCGTACCCGCCCGGGAGGCGGCACGCCTGGGGGGCGCGCCTCGCGTCGGTCATCGCCGCGGGAATCGGCATGGTCGTGCTGGCGGGGTGGACGCTGGATGTCGCGGCACTTCGCGCCGTTGCGCCGGCGGGCGCCGCGTCCGTGAATCCCGCCGCGGCATTCTGCTTTGTCGCGTTAGGCCTGGCGCTGTGGTGGTTCGTCACCCGTGAGTCGTCGTCTACCGAGTGGCAGGCCGCCCGCCTCCTCGCCGCCGTGGTCGGCGTCGTCGGCGCGCTGCGCATCGTTGGTGCCCTCGCCGGGCACTCGGTGGGGATCGACACGCTCCTCTTTCACGATGCCATGAGCGCCACGCTCGACGGCCGCGGGAACCGGATGGCACTCGCTCCCGCCGTCAACTTCCTCTTCCTGGGCGTGGCGCTCCTGCTCGTGGCGCGGCGTGAGTCGGGGAGCGAGGCGCTGGCGCAGGTCCTGGCCACGCTGGTGCTGGCCTGCTCGCAGGTGGCCTTGCTGGCGCACGCCTACCGCAGCGGATGGTTTGAGACGATCGGTCACTTCAACCGCATGGCGGCGCCAACGGCGATCGCCTTCTCGGCGGCCGCCGTCGGCGTCCTCGCACTGCGCCCCCAGTCGGGGATTCTCGCCGTCACCCTGAGCGACGGCCCCGGCGGTGCCATGGCGCGCGGGCTCCTCCCCGCCGGCTTCATCGCCCCCGCGCTCTTTGGCTGGGTCGCCATCTGGGGGCTGCGCGCGTCGGATCGGCAGGACCAACCGGCGCTCATGGTGATGCTCTTCGTGGTGGCGATGATCCTCGTCTTCGTTGGACTCATCGCCTGGAACGCCACGCAGCTGCATCGCACGCACGTGGAGCGCGTGCACGCCGAGGCGGCGCTGCGCGACAGCGAACTCCGCTTCCGGCTGTTGGCGGAGAACGGGAGTGACGTGGTCTCGCTGCACGATCCTTCGGGGCGCGTGGTGTACATCTCGCCCTCGTGCGAGCGCGTGCTGGGTTTTGCGCCGGAAGAGGTCATGCGCATGAGCCCCTTCGCGCTGGCCCACCCCGACGATCGTGAACGCCTGCGCCGCCACTTCGATGACCTGCTGCGTGGCGCGCGCGTGGCCGCCCTCTCGTGCCGCATGCTGCACAAGACGGGGCAGCACCTGTGGCTCGAGATGATGTGGCGCGCCATCGTGGACGAGGACGGACGCGTGTCGCGCCTGCAAGCCTCCTCGCGCGACGTCACCGAGCGCAAGGACTACGAGCGACAGCTGGAGGAGACACGGCGCAAGTTGCAGGTGCACCAGGAATCGCTCCTCGAGGCCAACGCGCGCCTGGCGGCACTGGCCTCGCATGACGCGCTCACCGGGCTCAAGAACCGCCGCGCCTTCGAGGAACGGATGGTGGAGGAACTGGCGCGCATCCGGCGCACGGGACAGCCGGTCACGCTCCTCCTCCTCGACATCGATCACTTCAAGTCGTTCAACGACTCGTTCGGGCATCCGCGCGGCGATGTCGTGCTGCGCGACGTGGCGCGCCTGCTCAGCCGCGCCATCCGCGACACCGATGTGGCGGCGCGCTATGGCGGCGAGGAGTTCGCCATCGTGCTCCCCAACACCGGGATCGACGGCGCGTACGAGATGGGTGAGCGGTTGCGCCTCGCGATCGAGGGGGCGCCGTGGGCGGAGCGGTCGATCACGATCAGCGTGGGGGCGGCGACGGCCGAGCATCAGGGGGCGAACCTGGCCGAGCTGCTGGAACAGGCCGACCGCGCCCTGTACCGCTCCAAGCAGGGCGGGCGGAACTGCGTGACGCTGGCCGACGCGGCGTAGGACGCGCCGGCGTGCCCTTGCCGCACCGGTAGCAGGCGATAATCTCCGCGCACCCCCGTGCGTGGCGCGCCGAATCCGGTGTGTGCGCGGCGCTCGGCGCTCTCCACTTCATCGGCTCCCCGCATGTCTCCTCGCTCCGGCCCGCGCCATGGCCTCGTCGCGCCCGCGCTCCTCGTCGCGCTCGCGCTCCTCGACGCGCTCGCGCTCCTCGTCGCCCTCCCCGTGGCCGCGCAGCCCAGGCGGCCGTTGCAGCCGACGGATTTCTACCGCATCAAGGACGTCGGTGCCCCGCGCATCTCCCCCGATGGCGCCTGGGTCGCGTACACCGTCACCACCACCGACTCGGCCAAGGACAAGAGCGACAGCGACGTCTGGATGGTGAGCTGGGACGGGACGCGTACCCTGCGCATGACGTCGTCGCCCGAGGGAGAAGGGAACCCGCGCTGGTCGCCCGACAATCGTTACCTGTCGTTTGTCTCCGGGCGATTCGAGAGCAAGGGCGGGCAGATCTGGCTCCTCGACCGGGCCGGTGGCGAGGCGGTGCGGCTGACCGACCTCAAGGGGGGCGTCGCCGACTACCAGTGGTCGCCCGACGGGGCGCGCATCGCCGTCGTCTCGCACGACCCGGACCCCGAGGAGGGAAAGCCCGACTCGGCCAGGAGCAAGAGCCCCAAGCCGATCGTCATCGATCGCTACGCCTTCAAGCGCGACTATGCGGGCTACCTCGATCGCCTGCGCGACCACATCTGGATCGTCGACGTGGCGACGAAGAAGGCGGTGCAGCTGACGACCGGCGACTTCGACGATCGCACCCCGCGCTGGTCGCCGGACGGCAAGCGGATCGCCTTTGTCTCGTCGAGGGAAGGGAAGGACCCGGACCGGGAGAACAACTCCGACCTCTACGTCATCGACGCCAACCCGGGGGTCACGCCACCCCCGGCGCCATTGCGCCTGACGAGCTGGAATGGCGATGACTCGGGTCCCGCCTGGAGCCCCGACGGGCAGTCGATCGCGTACCTGCAGTCGAGCGAGCCGCGCCTCTCGGCCTACTCGCAGGACCAGGTCGCCGTCATCCCGGCAGCGGGCGGCGCGCCGCGCTACCTGGCGCCCACCCTCGATCGCGACGTCAGCGACCTGGCCTGGTCGGCCGACGGTGCAACGATTCGCTTCCTCCTCGGCGACGATCGCGCTGTGCACCTGGCGGCGATCCCGGCAGCCGGCGGCGCCGTCACGCGGGAGCTTGCCGGGCGCCGGGTGATCGGCACCTTCGACATTGCACCCGGCGGGAGAACCGTCGCCCGCGCCGGGACGGCCACCACCGCCAGCGAACTCTTCGCCGTGGAGAACGGCACGCTGCGCGCCCTCACGCACGTCAACGATTCCCTCTTCGCGCAGCTCGCCCTGGGCAGCACCGAGGACATCGACTTCAAGAACAAGGATGGACTCACCGTCGGTGCGCTCCTCGTGAAGCCGGCCGGCTTCCAGGCGGGGAAGAAGTACCCGATGATCCTCTGGATCCACGGCGGCCCCAACGGGCAGGACCAGCACTCCTTTGCCTTCCAGCGCGAGCTGTACGCCGCCAACGGCTATCTCGTGCTGGCGGTGAACTACCGCGGGAGCAGCGGGCGCGGGCAGGAGTGGAAGAAGGCGATCTTTGCCGACTGGGGGAACAAGGAGGTGCAGGACCTGCTGGCGGGCGTCGACCACGTCGTCGCGTTAGGCGTTGCCGATCCCGAGCGCCTTGCACTCGGCGGGTGGAGCTATGGCGGGATCCTCACCGACTACACCATTGCCACCACCCCGCGCTTCAAGGCCGCCACCAGCGGCGCGGGGAGCGCACTCCAGACCACGATGTACGGCACCGATCAGTACATCTACCAGTACGAGAACGAGCTGGGGACGCCGTGGAAGAACCCGCGGCTCTGGGAGAAGCTCTCGTATGCCTTCTACAAGGCCGACCGCATCAAGACGCCGACGCTCTTCATGGGGGGCGAGAAGGACTTCAACGTGCCCATCACCGGCGGCGAGCAGATGTACATGGCGCTCAAGTCGCAGGGGATCGACACGCAGCTCGTCGTCTACCCGGGGCAGTTCCACGGCATTGCGCGCCCCTCGTTCGTCCTCGATCGCTACCAGCGCTACCTCGCCTGGTACGACAAGTACCTGCGACCGGTGACGCCGTGACGCGGGGACGCCCTGACGCGGTGAACGCGATGCTCGTTATGCGCGCGCCAGCAGGCCGGCAAAGAGCTGGCAGAGGATGGCGCCGACCACCGTCATTGCCACCCCCCACGCGAGGAGCTGGTTGAAGAGCTGCTTCGACTCCGCCGCCCCCGAGACCGCCGCGATGCACAGCGCACCTAGCGTCGACAGCGGCGACACATCGACCAGCGCCGAGCCGACGTTGATCGAGAGCGCCACCGCCAGCGGGTCGCCACCCCCCACCTTCTCCACCAGCGTCGCCGCGGTGGGGAGGAAGGCGGGGAGCACCACCCCCGACGTGCTGCTGTACGTCGAGATGGCGCCGGTCACGAAGGCAATCATCCCGTTGAGCGTCTGCGGCGTGGCCATGCGGGCCAGGAGCGTCGTGAAGAGGTCCATCCCACCGGTCTTCTCGAGGAGGGCGATGAGGAGCGAAACGCCGCTCACCATCAGGATCACCCCCCACGGGACCTTCCGGATCGCCGCCGACTCGTCCGCGCACCGCGCGAAGAGGAGGATCGCCGTCGCCCCAAAGGCCGAGAGCCCCAGGTTGAGCTTGAAGCCGACCACGCCAACGATCCAGGCGACGATGACGAATGCGGTCAGGCGCTGCCCGGACGTCAGCGCGTCATCGGCCGCGGGGATCGCATCGCCGCCGGCAATTGCAGCTGGCGTGCGCGCCCTCCCGGCAAGCGCGAGGTAGGCCGCGGCCGCCACGAGCGCGTGCGCGGCGAAGTTGGCGAGCCACACGCGCCACTCGTGCCCGCCCAGCCCCCCCTTCGCCATGGCGTTGTTGGCAATGACGCCCACCGACGAAATGGGCGACAGGTTCCCGGCGTTTGCCCCGTTGGCCACCATGAGCGCGGTGAGGAAGCGCGAGATTCCCGTGCGCTCGCTGATCGCCATGGCGAGCGGGATGACCAGCGCCACGCTGGAAATCGCCCCCGGACCCACCGTCGAGATGAGGCAGGCGATGGCGAAGAAGAGGAGCGGGAGCACGCGCGCGTTGCCGCGCGCCAGGCGCACGGCGTGATGCGCCAGCCGCGCCAGCGTCTCGTTGGTGTCGGCAATCGAGAACAGGAGCGTGACGCCGGCCAGCGTGAGGAACAGCGTGACGGGGAAGCCGGCCATCACCGCATCGGGCTTGAGGCCGGCCACGTAGGTGCCGATGAGCCACGCCAGCGCGATGGCCAGCAGCCCGACATTGATGCGCGACGTCATCGAAAGGACGATCGCCACCACCAGCGCGAGGAGCGAGACGAGGGCCGGACTCATGTCCACGGCGGAAGGAGGTGCCGCTGCACCTTGCCTAACGCCGTGCGCGGGAGCGCGGCAACACGCACGTAGCCTCGCGGCACCTTGAAGCTTGCCAGGAGCCGCCGGCACGTCGCGTCCAGCGCCGCCACCGCGGCGTCGTCGTCGGCCACGACATAGGCCACCGGGAGTTCGCCGCGCCGCTCGTCAGGCACCCCCACCACCACCGCCTCCCTTATTCCCGCGCTCTCCAGCAACACCTCCTCGATCTCCCGCGGGTAGATGTTGAATCCCCCCGAGATGATGAGGTCCGATCGGCGCCCGCACAGCGTGTAGTAGCCGTCGGCCGAGCGCATCGCCAGGTCGCCCGTGCGGAACCAGCCGTCCGTGAACGCCTCGGCGTCGGCGTCGAGGCGGCGCCAGTAATGGCGAATCACGTTGGGGCCGCGCACCAGCAACTCCCCCACCTCGTCCACACCGACCGAGGCGCCGTCGGGGCGCACGATGCGCGTCGAGACGCCGGGAAAGGGGAGCCCCACCGAACCGGGGCGTCGCTCCATCGCGTACGGGTTGCCAATGTTCATCAGCGTCTCGCTCATCCCGTAGCGCTCGAGGATCGTGTGACCGAAGCGCGCGCGGAATGCATCCAGCGTCGCCGCCGGGAGCGGCGCCGAGCCGCAGACGAAGAGGCGCATCGCCCCCCCGATGCGCGCCGCCACGTCGGGGGAGAGCTCGAGGAGACGCACGTACACCGTCGGGACACCAAAGAAGAGCGTCGGCCGGAACGCGTCGAAAAGCTCGGCGGCGCGCGACACGTCGAAGCGCTCCGCCAGCCGCATCCGGCACCCGGTGATGAGCCAGGTGATGACGCCATTCCCCAGCCCGTGCACGTGGAAGAGCGGGAGGACGGCGAGGTAGCGGTCCTCACTCGTTATGCGCCAGCACGCCGCGAGGTTCACCCCGTTGGCGAGGAAGTTGTTGTGCGAGAGGACCGCGCCCTTGGAACGTCCCGTCGTTCCCGATGTGTAGACGATCGCTGCCGCGTCGTCACCGTCGATCACGCGGCGCACGGCGGCGCCCGACGACTCCCCCGCGTGCCGCGCCAGCACGTCCACGTCCCATACCGCGGTCGGCGCGGGGAACAGCGCGGCGCTCTCGCTCCCCGCGACCACCACGGCTGCGGGCTCCGCATCGGCGACGATGTGCGCGATCTCGCGCTCGCGGTACAGGATGTTGATCGGGACGACGATCACCCCAAGCTTCGCGCACGCCACGAAGAGATCGATGAACTCGACGCGATTGGCGAGATACAGCGCCAGCCGGTCGCCCTGCCGGAGGCCGCGACGCTCCAGTTCGCGCGCCATCCGGTTGCTTCGCGCGTCGAGTTCGCCGAAAGTCAGCGTCTCGACGGAACCATCCGGGCGCTCGTGCTCCAGCGCCGGCACGTCGCGGCGCCCCTGGAAGGAGAGGTCGAACAAGTCGAGGAGTTGCATCGCGGCGCTAACCTACCGCCCGAGCGACGCGACGCTAGGCGAACGTTCACCCTCCCGAACGACTCGATGCCCCGGAGGATCGCTCCCCCGGGGCAGCCTTGCAGCAAACGCGCGAGCAGGCCCCGCGATCAGGGCGCCGGTCAGAGCACCGGGACGGTCACGTTGTGCTCGCCGCGTTCGTACACCACGCTCGCCCGTCCCACCAGGAGCGGGTCCAGCGGACCGATCGCGTCCAGGTCCTTCTTGGCGTATGGCAGCTTGAGGAGGACGTAGCGCATGGCGTTGAGGCGCGCGCGCTTCTTACAGTCCGACTTGAGGACGGTCCACGGCGAGTCGGTGGTGTCCGTGTAGAAGAACATCGCTTCCTTCGCCTTGGTGTACTCGCTCCACTTGTCGATCGAGGCCATGTCGACCGGCGACAGCTTCCACTGCTTGAGCGGATGCGACTTGCGCTCGCGGAAACGGCGCTTTTGCTCCTCGCGGCTCACCGAGAACCAGAACTTGATGAGGTGCACCCCGCTGCGCACCAGGTTGCGCTCGAACTCGGGACACTGCCGCATGAACTCCGTGTACTCGTCAGGCGTGCAGAAGCCCATCACGCGTTCCACCCCCGCCCGGTTGTACCACGACCGGTCGAACATCACGATCTCGCCAGCGGTGGGAAGGTGCTGCACATATCGCTGGAAGTACCACTGCCCTCGCTCCACCTCGCTCGGCTTCTCCAGCGCCACCACGCGCGCGCCGCGGGGATTGAGGTGCTCGGTGAAGCGCTTGATCGATCCCCCCTTGCCGGCGGCGTCGCGCCCCTCGAACAGGATCATCACCTTCTGCCCGGTCGACTTGACCCACGACTGCAGCTTGAGCAGCTCGACCTGCAGCCCGTACTTCTGCTTCTCGTAGTTCTTGCGCGACATCAGGTTCTTGTACGGATAGCCGCCGGATCGCCAATCCTCCGACAGCTCCGCGTCCGCGCGCGCCGAGCGGGTCTTCTCCGCCTGGCGCCCGTAGCTCATGATCGATTCGCGCAGCGCCTCGACGTCGTCGATCGATGCCCCCTTCATGATCGCGTCGAGCCCGTCGATCAGCTCCGTGATGTTCCCGGGCGCGGTGTGCGAGATGATGTCGGTCACCGCCGTCGCCTTCGAACTCCGCGCGGCCTCCACCGCCTCCCCTACGGCATACTCCGCAATGCGGGAGCGGGAGAGCGATGGCGCGATGTCGCCGGTTTCAACCTTGCGCGTGCTGCCTGGGCGAATGGGGCGTCGCGCACCCTTGCCGCCGGCGCCATGCTTCGCGCCGTTGCGTCGCTTCGCACTCGCCTTGGATTCGACCTTGCCCGGCTCTTGCTGGCCAACCGTCATCTTCGCCTTCACGGCGGCGCCTGCGCGGTCGGTCGCGTCGGTCCTGGCGCCCTTCGCGCTGGCGGCTGGCACAGCCTTCGAGGCGGGCCGCTTGCCGTTGGTGCTCATGAGTTCACGTAAGGAATGGGAGACAGGAACAGACACGACCCCGGCGTCCTTGTGCTCGGCGCGGGTGGCATCCCGATGGGGGACGAAACGCCTCCATCATCCGCAACCTTCACCCTCCGCGCGGGGACAGGTAGCCGTTATCCCCCTGACACTCGGGAGAGGTGAAGCCTGACACGGGGAGGGGCGAGCGCTGCTACGCTCCAGGCCGCCGGGAACGCGCCAGAGGATGGACACCCCAACCGTCCGAAGCACCGGAAAACCTTCCACCGCTCCCCTCGCCCTTCAGGCGCGCTGGCCCGCATCGCCCTCCGCCAGCTGCTCGCCCACCACGTTCACGCACAGCACCGTCACGAAGATCGCCATCCCCGGGAAGATGGCGAGCCACGGCTCCGACGTGAGCGTGGT belongs to Gemmatimonadaceae bacterium and includes:
- a CDS encoding glycosyltransferase family 61 protein, giving the protein MTAATRYPTPQSAPVAPADALVAHAEALKGANRLPEAEAALRDAITIAPDNLAAYRALALLQANDYRDLEAFATCATMLSRAGRPDAETMRLAAELLLFLHIRHATLVARQAEPVRLDFRAIGVPDVAPMVLAPEFLKRSQALAQAAAALAPHDAIALATLAECELRAGFETAARTNAERAVACEGTAGTLLMRALATFADHHEERALELLRQPQLTELVPALGAGRQGVYRVDGALAPSTVAADGARRDWRIPYRVHHEGREYDRSVTVRTGSSEVRVLRQARVVGDLFFAIDRHDRAYIHGVVDEPDVQFGIPRCHDIPTVLSHGRNCVLWSSTDQRILLHSPTAERVRGGRAVLLATNFAANYYHWIADCLGRLAAAPELLTDPDVRFVIPAPLQPFQVETLGWLGVSLDRVVQVAPDEVAEFDELTLIQHRKDGGCTDASTWQWLRGHLTLPALGDAPTPTRRLYVRRSSAAAMRRLANEAEVEGVCREYGFESVETGRMTVVEQRDLFSQAAVVVAPVGASLTNLVFAPSGARTIQFGQRGYIVPCYNALADALEHSVRYVLGTEQQSRFVYPHWDYSVDTVTLRQALDAELSQAARPPAAPADCS
- a CDS encoding DegT/DnrJ/EryC1/StrS family aminotransferase encodes the protein MTDARPASPNVPFYDLGRLHASIRGELDQALARVLDRGTFVLGEEVERFEAEFARVTGTRHCVTVGNGLDAITLALRALGIGPGDEVIVPGWAFIATWLAGTAVGARVVPVDVDATAYTIDPGAVRAAITGRTRAILPVHLYGHPAPMAALRALATRFRLALVEDAAHAHGAAIGGRPVGSFGDAAAWSFYPGRNLGALGDGGAITTNDAQLAARVRSLRNYGSAMKYVHDELGVHSRLDALQAAVLRTKLPHLPIWNAARRSIVQRYRAAFDGTELILPVAADNITHAWHLFVVRCDARDGVRDALARCGIECLVHYPIPPHRQLAWAGTSLERLELPVTERLSETVLSLPLSPTMTASDVDRVIDGVLSVVGHYAHA
- the rfbB gene encoding dTDP-glucose 4,6-dehydratase, coding for MLVTGGAGFIGSALVRHLVLERGLPVVTVDALTHAGHIPSLGEAATSPLHAFERADVANAAQVEAVLRRHRPRAIMHLAAESHVDCSINGPAALVHNNVVGTFTLLEQATRYWNASPPERRSAFRFLHVSTDEVFGALDDTGSFSLESPCRPSSPYAASKSASVHFARAWHHTYDLPVIVTNCSNQYGPYQSQGKLVPVAVRKALALEAIPVYESGRQGRDWLHVDDHARGLVAALERGRVGRTYVFGGGAERTNQEVVSAICDAVDALAPAGAPRRSLITHVTDRPGHDSRYAIDPSHTSAELGWSARRSFEEGLRETVAWYVANERWATQVLGEGCDSRRLGPGMHPGVGVGVGVGAAA
- a CDS encoding diguanylate cyclase, whose translation is MTIPYRSTNPEASAAIGDHLAYPPGRRHAWGARLASVIAAGIGMVVLAGWTLDVAALRAVAPAGAASVNPAAAFCFVALGLALWWFVTRESSSTEWQAARLLAAVVGVVGALRIVGALAGHSVGIDTLLFHDAMSATLDGRGNRMALAPAVNFLFLGVALLLVARRESGSEALAQVLATLVLACSQVALLAHAYRSGWFETIGHFNRMAAPTAIAFSAAAVGVLALRPQSGILAVTLSDGPGGAMARGLLPAGFIAPALFGWVAIWGLRASDRQDQPALMVMLFVVAMILVFVGLIAWNATQLHRTHVERVHAEAALRDSELRFRLLAENGSDVVSLHDPSGRVVYISPSCERVLGFAPEEVMRMSPFALAHPDDRERLRRHFDDLLRGARVAALSCRMLHKTGQHLWLEMMWRAIVDEDGRVSRLQASSRDVTERKDYERQLEETRRKLQVHQESLLEANARLAALASHDALTGLKNRRAFEERMVEELARIRRTGQPVTLLLLDIDHFKSFNDSFGHPRGDVVLRDVARLLSRAIRDTDVAARYGGEEFAIVLPNTGIDGAYEMGERLRLAIEGAPWAERSITISVGAATAEHQGANLAELLEQADRALYRSKQGGRNCVTLADAA
- a CDS encoding S9 family peptidase, yielding MSPRSGPRHGLVAPALLVALALLDALALLVALPVAAQPRRPLQPTDFYRIKDVGAPRISPDGAWVAYTVTTTDSAKDKSDSDVWMVSWDGTRTLRMTSSPEGEGNPRWSPDNRYLSFVSGRFESKGGQIWLLDRAGGEAVRLTDLKGGVADYQWSPDGARIAVVSHDPDPEEGKPDSARSKSPKPIVIDRYAFKRDYAGYLDRLRDHIWIVDVATKKAVQLTTGDFDDRTPRWSPDGKRIAFVSSREGKDPDRENNSDLYVIDANPGVTPPPAPLRLTSWNGDDSGPAWSPDGQSIAYLQSSEPRLSAYSQDQVAVIPAAGGAPRYLAPTLDRDVSDLAWSADGATIRFLLGDDRAVHLAAIPAAGGAVTRELAGRRVIGTFDIAPGGRTVARAGTATTASELFAVENGTLRALTHVNDSLFAQLALGSTEDIDFKNKDGLTVGALLVKPAGFQAGKKYPMILWIHGGPNGQDQHSFAFQRELYAANGYLVLAVNYRGSSGRGQEWKKAIFADWGNKEVQDLLAGVDHVVALGVADPERLALGGWSYGGILTDYTIATTPRFKAATSGAGSALQTTMYGTDQYIYQYENELGTPWKNPRLWEKLSYAFYKADRIKTPTLFMGGEKDFNVPITGGEQMYMALKSQGIDTQLVVYPGQFHGIARPSFVLDRYQRYLAWYDKYLRPVTP